The Verrucomicrobium spinosum DSM 4136 = JCM 18804 genome includes a region encoding these proteins:
- a CDS encoding helix-turn-helix transcriptional regulator: MRTPPSKSEWLHGSLAQDGFRVQQIRFFAGRDESLSQYLSPNTLALAVVFSGHQSLVFRNTRLEVTADHGAILQPQSGLYWTASGGRNHRMVLVELGEKMLVRLRGMGDHATPVSEEALNHPLFLEPKEFTVPASVLSLAQQLATPPTHTACLPVWYQAKVTELASLTLFKPVMQPGETSTMEVNRERVDKAVFLLERDLENPPTLQMLAREVGCGPFYLSRLFASQMGRTIPELLRQRRMELAAKLLSTSRESISNIALRVGYESFSAFTRGFVREFGVTPSGYRKRCRQVA; the protein is encoded by the coding sequence GTGCGTACTCCCCCTTCCAAATCCGAATGGCTTCACGGCTCCCTGGCCCAGGACGGCTTCCGGGTGCAGCAGATTCGCTTCTTTGCCGGTCGCGACGAGTCCCTCAGCCAGTACTTGAGCCCGAACACGCTTGCTCTGGCGGTGGTGTTCTCAGGGCATCAGTCCCTGGTGTTCCGCAACACGCGGCTAGAGGTCACGGCAGACCACGGCGCCATCCTGCAGCCACAGTCCGGCCTGTATTGGACAGCCAGCGGCGGTCGCAACCACCGCATGGTGCTGGTGGAACTGGGTGAGAAGATGCTCGTCCGCCTCCGCGGCATGGGCGATCACGCCACCCCGGTCTCTGAGGAAGCACTGAATCACCCCCTCTTCCTAGAACCCAAAGAGTTCACCGTGCCCGCCAGCGTGCTGAGCCTGGCCCAGCAACTGGCCACCCCTCCCACACACACCGCCTGCCTCCCCGTCTGGTACCAGGCCAAGGTCACGGAACTCGCCTCGCTGACGCTCTTCAAGCCAGTCATGCAGCCGGGAGAAACCAGCACGATGGAAGTGAACCGAGAACGCGTGGACAAGGCCGTCTTCCTTCTGGAGCGCGACCTTGAGAATCCCCCCACCCTTCAGATGCTGGCCCGCGAGGTGGGCTGTGGTCCCTTCTACCTCAGCCGTCTCTTCGCCAGCCAGATGGGCCGCACCATTCCCGAGTTGCTCCGCCAGCGCCGCATGGAGCTGGCCGCCAAGCTTCTCAGCACCAGCCGGGAAAGCATCAGCAACATCGCCCTGCGCGTCGGCTACGAGAGCTTCAGCGCCTTCACCCGCGGCTTCGTGCGCGAGTTTGGCGTGACCCCGAGCGGTTACAGGAAACGCTGCCGGCAGGTGGCGTAA
- a CDS encoding autotransporter-associated beta strand repeat-containing protein translates to MSPTSLPPLSNNGTGEVFLVKSGSQSLTLTANNTYTGETIVSASTLYLNGSHTDGEHLILHKGAILKFNGPIEVAGTLQIDGFMGDAGRLVFAPGRKLTVSGMMANPSPPARSGSPKAATTS, encoded by the coding sequence GTGTCACCGACATCTCTGCCCCCCCTCAGCAACAACGGCACTGGCGAGGTGTTCTTGGTCAAGTCGGGCAGCCAAAGCCTCACCCTCACGGCCAACAACACCTATACCGGAGAAACCATCGTCAGCGCAAGTACGCTCTATCTCAACGGCAGCCACACCGACGGCGAACACCTGATCTTGCACAAAGGGGCAATCCTGAAGTTCAATGGCCCAATCGAAGTGGCTGGCACACTACAGATCGATGGCTTCATGGGAGATGCAGGCCGCCTGGTCTTCGCCCCCGGGCGTAAACTCACCGTCTCCGGTATGATGGCGAACCCTTCACCACCGGCACGTTCAGGCTCGCCCAAAGCGGCAACAACCTCGTAA